The Naumovozyma dairenensis CBS 421 chromosome 1, complete genome genomic interval CGCTGTAGTATTATGCATCCCAGTTTTTTTATCCATCTTTCGAAGCCCTTTTAAAATGTATCGCTCCCCTGGTATTGATCTAAGGGAGGTTTCGGTCCATGATATTTGATTGAGAAAAAAATCGACAAAATCGACAATCCTcctatttattatattgggtgaatctttgatttttctcCATAATGTAGCACCTTTTGTCAAAgtataattttcaaattttaatatctttgaatctttatttaatagtTCCTCTGAATGTTTGTAATATATGTAAGATCTTTCTTTCCTTATCGGGATGATGATTAGCTTGTTAGGATCCGCTAGGTAGTCTTCGGAGGACTTCTTGTTCTGTTTGAGTGTGGCGGAGTTTAATAATAAGCTCGATGAGGAGAAACATCTTCCATTTAACGATTTGGTAATAATGAAAGGAAGAAGTAATGGTGGGTACAAGTTAACCATTCGATATGGTTCGAAGCTATAGTTATCCGTAAGCAAGGTCGATAGGATTTCTTCCCGGTAGAATACTTATAATATGTGTCAAAGGAGTTTGTAAAGAATCTAGGGGAGatataaatttgaaataacTTCAAATTTCAAGAGGGCGCCTATCTTTACGTACATTTGACATTTTCAACGTAGCGAACTTTGTTAAGATAAACCAAGCTCATCAGCAGTCGGATAGCTTAGCCTACAATATGATGAATGAGAAGAAGCTTATTACCAAGTAATTAGAGCCATGAATATAGTTACAGGACATGTAAGAATGGTGAAGTTAATTAGATACCTCACTAGCATCCCTCAGATTAGTTCTCCaaaaaaggaaatgaaTACTCTCCCTTAATTATTTGGTCCCTTTCGGCAGGCAAACATTCAGTAAAAAACGTATCTTCATATCCTATGACACATGTGTAGTGTTCGAAATTggatttcaataattctaGAAGATCTAGGTAGTTGTTAGATACAATAAAGTAAGTCAGCATCTTTTGCAATGTTACAATAATCAGACTTCTATAATAGAAAAGTTGAGCCAATTGTTGATGTGGACGCATCCCATCAgttatttaaatatatgtCAGTGCCATTGACTGAGTATTATCCCCACATATTTGTATAAAATAGCCTGTTGTTCGcaacaaaatgaagatTCCAATTAGAGCATTTACGTTTTTCGCCATTGCATGGCACATCTAGTAGGATATCCCGCCGGTAAACAAAAGGTGATGATTCTCAATCTCGACGGAATTTTAGTCTTCGACTTCTTCGTACGTGTATTTCTGTATGACTAGTCCTTCATGGCCATAAAATTAGACACCCTCGACGAAGATTCATCGGAGTGGAAACTTCCTCGCTTTCTTGACTTTTTCCGACGGAATTTTGAAGTTCCCGCCTACGAAAATAATACTAGCGAAGCAAGTGCCATAAATAAAGGTGTGTCATAAACTGTACGTACTACTTGTATACTCATGCAACAATAGCTAAAATGTAGTACGAGTTGTAGGCTAGTAAAACAAAATCACCTTTATACACAGTTGAATTATTCATGAATTTTGACAGACCCTTAAATTACGGTGgaatttttatcattagatCATTGAGGTCCAAGAATCTTTCATcgaataatattatataaacgtagaatgttttcaaatgaaGGGAATACGATTGATATGTCGTTTTAATTCCAAGGTTCtcttgaaaaataacaGTAAACTGAAATAGTTCTTAACTAACAACTTAGGAAATTAagatatattatcaaaatgaCTAACGAAGGAACAGGAAATGCCAATGATCAACCCCAACCGTACCAAGCCAACCCATACGGTCCAAACCCATCTGATTTCTTATCTAATGtcaataatttccaattgATTGATTCCACTTTAAGAGAAGGTGAACAATTTGCCAATTCTTTTTTCTCTACTGAAAAGAAGATTGAAATTGCTAAAGCCTTAGATGACTTTGGTGTTgattatattgaattaaCCTCCCCAGTGGCTTCTGAACAATCAAGAAAGGATTGTGAAGCTATTTGTAAATTAGGTTTAAAGGCTAAGATCTTAACACATATTAGATGTCATCTGGATGACGCTAGAGTTGCTGTTGAAACGGGTGTTGATGGTGTTGATGTCGTTATTGGGACGTCTAAATTTTTAAGACAATATTCTCATGGTAAAGATATGAATTACATTGCTAAGAGTGCCATTGAAGTCATTGAATTTGTTAAATCTAAAGGCATTGAGATTAGATTTTCTTCTGAAGATTCATTTAGAAGTGATTTGGTTGatcttttgaatatttataagACCGTCAGTAAAATTGGTGTTAATAGAGTCGGCATTGCTGATACCGTTGGTTGTGCTAACCCAAGACAAGTTTATGAATTAGTTAGAACGTTGAAGACAGTTGTCAATTGTGATATTGAATGTCATTTCCATAATGATACAGGCTGTGCTATTGGTAATGCCTATTGTGCTCTTGAAGCTGGTGCCAGATTAATTGATGTCTGTGTGTTGGGCATTGGTGAAAGAAATGGTATTGTTCCATTAAGTGGTTTGATGGCAAGAATGATTGTTGCTGCTCCAAAATACGTTAAATCTAAGTATAAGTTACATAAGATCAGAGATCTAGAAAACTTGGTCGCCGAAGCTGTTGAAGTTAATATTCCATTTAATAACCCAATTACAGGATTCTGTGCTTTTACACATAAGGCTGGTATTCATGCCAAGGCCATTCTAGCTAACCCTTCTACATACGAAATCTTAGATCCTCATGATTTCGGTATGAAGagatatattcattttgCTAATAGATTGACTGGTTGGAACGCTATTAAATCAAGAGTTGACCAATTAAACTTAGCTCTAACAGATGACCAAGTTAAGGAAGTCACCACTAAGATTAAGAACTTAGGTGATGTTAGACCATTAAACATTGATGATGTCGATTCTATAATTAAAGATTTCCACACAACTGTCAATACGCCGATGATGAAAGCTA includes:
- the LYS20 gene encoding homocitrate synthase LYS20 (similar to Saccharomyces cerevisiae LYS20 (YDL182W) and LYS21 (YDL131W); ancestral locus Anc_7.295) is translated as MTNEGTGNANDQPQPYQANPYGPNPSDFLSNVNNFQLIDSTLREGEQFANSFFSTEKKIEIAKALDDFGVDYIELTSPVASEQSRKDCEAICKLGLKAKILTHIRCHLDDARVAVETGVDGVDVVIGTSKFLRQYSHGKDMNYIAKSAIEVIEFVKSKGIEIRFSSEDSFRSDLVDLLNIYKTVSKIGVNRVGIADTVGCANPRQVYELVRTLKTVVNCDIECHFHNDTGCAIGNAYCALEAGARLIDVCVLGIGERNGIVPLSGLMARMIVAAPKYVKSKYKLHKIRDLENLVAEAVEVNIPFNNPITGFCAFTHKAGIHAKAILANPSTYEILDPHDFGMKRYIHFANRLTGWNAIKSRVDQLNLALTDDQVKEVTTKIKNLGDVRPLNIDDVDSIIKDFHTTVNTPMMKARRMSDSEEPLDITTEQPNAKKAKK